From the bacterium genome, the window CCACCGACCCGTGGCCCGCGAGGGGTAATCTCGCAATCACGGACTTGGTAATACTTGCCCTCGAAATCGACGTGTCCGGTCTTGAGGAGGGGCGCGATGATCTGCAACGCTTCCTCCAACCGCCCCACGCGATGGTCAAAGGGTATCCCGAAGGCACGGAATTCGGGTTCATTCCAGCCAGCACCGACTCCCAGGATGAATCGCCCATGACTGACTTCGTCCAGCGTGTCGGCCATCTTGGCCAGAAGAGCGGGATTCCTGAACTGATTGCACAGGACGAGCGTGCCCACTTCGACGCGCTGGGTGGCTTCGGTCAGTGCGGAGAGCATCGTCCAGCACTCCCAGATCCCCCGCGTCGGTTGTCCCGGAGAACGGTAGAGGAGATGATCATAGAGCCAAATGGAATCGAATCCCGCATCTTCCGCTTGGCGCGCCATCTCGCGGATTTCAGGATAGCGCGGCGCGCGCCCGAGCTCTGGCCGAAGGGCTAGCAGCACAACAAACCCGATCTTCACAGTGCCCCCAGCTCTATTGGGTTGCGTGTGCGCAAACGCGTGATTACGATGTACGCGGCCATGCTGTTCTCTTGGTTTGGATACCGCTACTTGGCAGTCGCGATCAGCACCCGAAACTCGTTCTCCATACGGTATCCGCCGTCTGCCTGCTTGAACGGTGCGAGCGCGGTGACGACCGCCTCCCTCACGCGTGGCTCACCTGATGTCTGAATGGCTTTGACGGCCGGGCCGGCCGACAGCATCCCGCGCAAGGCCGTCCCCTGGTCTGGGTACTCGTAAGGGCAGGCGACATCCAGGACCTCTTGCGGCGTCAGGTTGGCCTTGGCGACCAGGGCCTCGAGTGCACCCTCCGCCGAGAGGGCGAATGGCCCAGGGGCCCCGGGAGGCGGAGGCGGCAGGAGTGACCGCAGGGCCTCCAGGTACCGGGCAGTCTCGCAGCGCTCCGGCTTCCCCCACGTGGTAATGACGATCAGTGCGCCAGGACGCCCGACCCGCCGCGCCTCGCTGA encodes:
- a CDS encoding LLM class flavin-dependent oxidoreductase, which encodes MKIGFVVLLALRPELGRAPRYPEIREMARQAEDAGFDSIWLYDHLLYRSPGQPTRGIWECWTMLSALTEATQRVEVGTLVLCNQFRNPALLAKMADTLDEVSHGRFILGVGAGWNEPEFRAFGIPFDHRVGRLEEALQIIAPLLKTGHVDFEGKYYQVRDCEITPRGPRVGGPPVLVAGSGPRMLRLTAQYADMWNPSGYLTAPSSFIEPHA
- a CDS encoding class I SAM-dependent methyltransferase, with protein sequence MQGQLWGARARDWADVQEHVHRPMYEAVLTRVRVGASTRLLDVGCGSGVFCGLAAARGASITGIDAAPALIAIATQRLPQGDFRVGEMEALPYDDRAFDVVTGFNSFQFAATPTNALSEARRVGRPGALIVITTWGKPERCETARYLEALRSLLPPPPPGAPGPFALSAEGALEALVAKANLTPQEVLDVACPYEYPDQGTALRGMLSAGPAVKAIQTSGEPRVREAVVTALAPFKQADGGYRMENEFRVLIATAK